In Vidua chalybeata isolate OUT-0048 chromosome 9, bVidCha1 merged haplotype, whole genome shotgun sequence, a genomic segment contains:
- the RC3H1 gene encoding roquin-1 isoform X10 translates to MHLFVLCLLSVWGLAAPEHYAVEDVCTAKPRDIPVNPICIYRNPEKKPQEGEGQEPAKDKLPESTNPRVWELSKANSRFAVVFYKYLADSKDNGQNIFMSPLSISTAFAMTKLGACGSTLQQLMEVFQFDTISEKTSDQIHFFFAKLNCRLYKKANKSSELVSANRLFGEKSLVFNETYQNISEIVYGAKLWPLNFKEKPELSRQIINEWVANKTEKRITEVIPESGIDDLTVLVLVNTIYFKGHWKSQFPAPNTKLDVFHKANGETCQVPTMYQESKFRYALIPQDKVQVLELPYKGDDITMLLVLPSAGTPLEEVERDLTSEKLQGWIDSMKEMSLFVYLPRFRVEDSFSVKEKLRKMGLEDLFSPENARLPGIIAEGRTDLYVSEAFHKAFLEVNEEGSEASAATAVTISGRSFPMNRKIFNANRPFLLFIREAALNTIIFMGRIADPCS, encoded by the exons ATGCATCTCTTTGTGCTGTGTCTGCTCAGTGTCTGGGGGCTGGCTGCCCCTGAGCACTACGCCGTGGAAGACGTCTGCACCGCAAAGCCCCGCGACATCCCAGTGAACCCCATCTGCATCTATCGCAACCCCGAGAAGAAGCCCCAGGAGGGTGAGGGGCAAGAGCCAGCAAAGGACAAGCTCCCAGAGTCCACCAACCCCCGGGTGTGGGAGCTGTCAAAAGCCAACTCTCGGTTTGCTGTCGTCTTCTACAAGTACCTGGCTGACTCCAAAGACAATGGGCAAAACATCTTCATGTCACCCCTCAGCATTTCCACAGCCTTTGCCATGACCAAGCTTGGAGCCTGTGGCAGCACCCTCCAGCAGCTCATGGAG GTCTTTCAATTTGACACCATTTCAGAGAAGACATCGGATCAGATCCATTTCTTCTTTGCCAAGCTGAACTGCCGCCTTtacaagaaagcaaacaaatcctCAGAGCTGGTGTCAGCCAACCGTCTCTTCGGGGAGAAATCTTTGGTCTTTAATGAGACTTACCAGAACATCAGTGAAATCGTTTATGGAGCAAAACTCTGGCCCTTGAACTTCAAA GAGAAGCCAGAACTTTCCAGGCAGATCATTAACGAGTGGGTGGCTAATAAGACAGAGAAGCGCATTACAGAAGTGATCCCAGAAAGTGGTATTGATGATCTCACTGTCTTGGTCCTGGTCAACACCATTTATTTTAAG GGGCACTGGAAATCGCAGTTCCCAGCTCCAAACACAAAACTGGATGTATTTCATAAAGCCAATGGTGAGACCTGCCAAGTCCCAACTATGTACCAGGAGTCCAAATTCCGCTACGCACTCATCCCCCAGGACAAagtccaggtgctggagctgccttaCAAAGGGGACGATATCACGATGCTGCTGgtcctgcccagtgctgggacACCCCTGGAGGAGGTGGAGCGAGACCTGACATCGGAgaagctgcagggctggatAGATTCCATGAAGGAGATGTCTCTCTTCGTCTACCTCCCTCGCTTCCGCGTCGAGGACAGCTTCAGCGtcaaggaaaagctgaggaaaatGGGGCTGGAAGATCTCTTCAGTCCAGAAAATGCCAGACTCCCAG gtATCATTGCAGAGGGCCGCACAGACCTGTACGTGTCTGAGGCTTTCCACAAAGCCTTCCTTGAG GTGAATGAAGAAGGCAGCGAGGCCTCAGCTGCTACAGCTGTCACCATCTCTGGCCGTTCCTTCCCtatgaacagaaaaatcttCAATGCCAACAGGCCCTTCCTGCTTTTCATCCGGGAAGCTGCCCTCAACACCATCATCTTCATGGGCAGGATAGCTGATCCTTGCTCCTAA